One Actinomyces marmotae DNA window includes the following coding sequences:
- a CDS encoding cytochrome c biogenesis CcdA family protein has translation MTSVSVPVALLAGLMAFASPCFLPLVPALLAHLAGRGSAAAAEIPSLRRAPVLTRGDLAPGRGSGAAIPLRAPAVNGAARPATPRVVLNATAFVLGFSAVFVGLWALVVSGAVALGPHRRALRLVGGALLVVMGLHAVGLLRIRALDRALGGGLGDAGRPGGGATPLSSLLMGIGFALGWSPCIGPVLGAIIALASQAASAWQGFALMAVFCAGLGSPVIALALGIDRAAARTAWLRAHGRAIRIASGVLLIVVGALMTMDLLAPLSGLVSTPL, from the coding sequence ATGACGTCGGTGTCCGTCCCCGTCGCTCTCCTAGCGGGTCTCATGGCCTTCGCCTCACCCTGCTTCCTGCCCCTGGTGCCCGCGCTCCTCGCCCACCTCGCCGGGCGCGGAAGCGCCGCCGCGGCGGAGATCCCCTCACTGCGGCGCGCCCCCGTGCTCACCAGGGGTGACCTCGCCCCGGGGAGGGGCAGCGGCGCGGCCATCCCCCTGCGGGCCCCGGCCGTCAATGGGGCCGCGCGCCCCGCCACGCCCCGCGTCGTGCTCAACGCCACCGCCTTCGTGCTCGGCTTCTCCGCCGTGTTCGTGGGGCTGTGGGCGCTCGTCGTGTCCGGCGCCGTCGCCCTGGGCCCGCACCGCCGGGCCCTGCGCCTGGTGGGCGGCGCCCTTCTGGTCGTGATGGGCTTGCACGCCGTCGGACTGCTGCGGATCAGGGCGCTGGACCGCGCCCTCGGCGGTGGGCTCGGCGATGCCGGCCGCCCGGGCGGGGGAGCGACCCCGCTCAGTTCGCTGCTCATGGGCATCGGCTTCGCCCTGGGGTGGTCGCCCTGCATCGGCCCAGTGCTCGGCGCGATCATCGCGCTCGCCTCCCAGGCGGCCTCCGCCTGGCAGGGGTTCGCGCTCATGGCCGTGTTCTGCGCCGGGCTCGGCTCGCCGGTGATCGCCCTGGCCCTGGGCATTGACCGCGCGGCGGCCAGAACGGCGTGGCTGCGCGCCCACGGCCGCGCCATCCGGATCGCCTCGGGGGTCCTGCTCATCGTCGTCGGGGCGCTGATGACCATGGATCTACTGGCCCCGCTCTCCGGTCTCGTGAGCACCCCACTATGA
- a CDS encoding ammonia-forming cytochrome c nitrite reductase subunit c552 has translation MDTADQSPEGLAAEVERDSATSPARDARPGERAARHKRSFFRGPVFMVLLMAVVAGATFVVTMLLMSINNHQAEGSRAFYNVAQLDETSYDPAVWGQNYPVQYADYKKTAEFTPAEHAGKMVPHSVEGDPRTEVKSQKLEEDPRLVKMWSGYAFAVDYRHARGHAYTTVDQQYTLRNAKDQQPGTCANCHVSAPALYDKLGNGDREAGFEATGTMKLSQVLADESVSHPVACIDCHDPKTMALRVTRPSFMRGIKALKASQGVSDFEVNKDATPQEMRTYVCAQCHVEYYFKGENKVLTFPWDKGIDIDNIYSYYQEQGFTDWTHEKTGAPMLKAQHPEFDIWSNSVHAANGVGCADCHMNYKRVGSGKVSNHHVTTPMKDVNASCGTCHKTGDGVIEKRVRTIQANFISSRDRAFDTLVGLISDLEAAKSDGTSPEQIALAQQYQRKASFYLDYVYSENSYGFHAPDYEQRIINQAEHAAQNGRLALTGKTAEELKDSDVSTANAEHYPSDKAASGASRGSGH, from the coding sequence ATGGACACCGCCGACCAGAGCCCCGAGGGGCTCGCAGCGGAGGTCGAGCGCGACAGCGCCACGAGCCCAGCGAGGGACGCGCGTCCCGGTGAGAGGGCGGCGCGGCACAAGCGCTCTTTCTTCAGGGGGCCCGTGTTCATGGTGCTGCTCATGGCGGTGGTCGCCGGGGCGACCTTCGTCGTGACCATGCTGCTCATGAGCATCAACAACCACCAGGCCGAGGGCTCGCGCGCCTTCTACAATGTCGCGCAGCTCGATGAGACCTCCTACGACCCCGCCGTCTGGGGCCAGAACTACCCCGTCCAGTACGCGGACTACAAGAAGACGGCGGAGTTCACCCCCGCCGAGCACGCGGGCAAGATGGTGCCCCACTCGGTGGAGGGTGACCCCCGCACCGAGGTCAAGTCCCAGAAGTTGGAGGAGGACCCCCGACTGGTCAAGATGTGGTCCGGGTACGCCTTCGCCGTGGATTACCGGCACGCCCGCGGGCACGCGTACACCACGGTGGACCAGCAGTACACGCTGCGCAACGCCAAGGACCAGCAGCCCGGCACCTGTGCGAACTGCCACGTCTCGGCCCCGGCCCTCTATGACAAGCTCGGCAACGGCGATCGGGAGGCGGGCTTCGAGGCCACCGGCACGATGAAACTCTCGCAGGTCCTCGCCGACGAGTCGGTGTCCCACCCGGTGGCCTGCATCGACTGCCACGACCCCAAGACCATGGCGCTGCGGGTCACCCGCCCGTCCTTCATGCGCGGCATCAAGGCCCTCAAGGCCAGTCAGGGCGTGAGCGACTTCGAGGTCAACAAGGACGCCACGCCCCAGGAGATGCGCACGTACGTGTGCGCCCAGTGCCACGTGGAGTACTACTTCAAGGGGGAGAACAAGGTCCTGACCTTCCCCTGGGACAAGGGCATCGACATCGACAACATCTACTCCTACTACCAGGAGCAGGGCTTCACCGACTGGACCCATGAGAAGACCGGGGCGCCCATGCTCAAGGCCCAGCACCCCGAGTTCGACATCTGGTCCAACTCGGTCCACGCTGCCAATGGCGTCGGCTGCGCCGACTGCCACATGAACTACAAGCGCGTGGGCTCCGGCAAGGTCTCCAACCACCATGTCACCACGCCGATGAAGGACGTCAACGCCTCCTGCGGCACCTGCCACAAGACCGGCGACGGCGTCATCGAGAAGCGGGTGCGCACGATCCAGGCGAACTTCATCTCCTCGCGCGACCGCGCCTTCGACACCCTGGTCGGTCTCATCTCCGACCTGGAGGCGGCCAAGTCCGATGGCACTTCGCCCGAGCAGATCGCCCTGGCCCAGCAGTACCAGCGCAAGGCGAGTTTCTACCTCGACTACGTCTACTCCGAGAACTCCTACGGCTTCCACGCCCCGGACTACGAGCAGCGGATCATCAACCAGGCTGAGCACGCCGCGCAGAACGGCCGCCTGGCGCTGACGGGCAAGACCGCCGAGGAGCTCAAGGACTCGGACGTTTCGACCGCCAATGCCGAGCACTACCCCTCGGATAAGGCGGCGAGCGGCGCCTCCCGAGGCAGCGGCCACTGA
- a CDS encoding Rne/Rng family ribonuclease, giving the protein MPRAKKTNEAATEAVEPMSAVEPEEAPAAPARRRRKATAAAAAPQAAPESRAEKSPRRAPEADRAGAREAEPDGASQDDQPMLPVASLLFQAPDPARARRRRRATSATTTPQEAPAIEQPAARGRGADDDAAQTDGPQDPDAASEDAAAPAGKGRRRRRATAPASAPEHVEETAPAGRRSRKKKAADALPEADSPEPQDAPIPAEDEAADSPDGANEADAADDASEAESGQGRRKRRRGGRGRRSRAQSAEDGSSDDAPGAEGADDGEPDGRAVGAPVGAAEDSDGAQSEEGGGSSRRRRRRSRTRSDREAREGRGRDVRDEVTALKGSTRLEAKRQRRREGRAAGRRRPIVTEAEFLARRESVDRRMIVREQDGLNQIAVLEDGLLVEHYVARHTQASMVGNIYIGRVQNVLPSMEAAFVDLGKGRNAVLYAGEVNWDAAGMEGKPRRIEDALSSGDTVLVQVTKDPIGHKGARLTSQITLAGRYLVLVPGGTMTGISRKLPDTERARLKKILKRVVPDSAGVIVRTAAEGASEEQLAADVKRLADQWASIDKRAKAVLGGSGKAPVLLKGEPELALRVVRDVFNEDFGQLVVAGRDAWRTISEYVTELSPDLADRLQHWVEPEDVFTAHRIDEQLAKGFDRKVWLPSGGTLVIDRTEAMTVIDVNTGRYTGAGGTLEETVTRNNLEAAEEIVRQLRLRDIGGMVVIDFVDMVLESNRDLVLRRLVECLGRDRTRHQVTEVTSLGLVQMTRKRVGQGLVEAFSTTCDCCGGRGFIVHESPVENQQADLSASGSRSSGRKGRKGKDGSAKPSERASGKTSANRSDQAEDAGDDEAARAAVRGALAQIAAAAEQAHEQSQDASPQSDGD; this is encoded by the coding sequence ATGCCACGAGCCAAGAAGACCAACGAAGCCGCCACCGAGGCCGTCGAGCCCATGAGCGCCGTCGAGCCCGAGGAGGCCCCCGCCGCGCCGGCGCGCCGGCGCCGCAAGGCGACCGCCGCTGCTGCGGCCCCCCAGGCCGCGCCCGAGTCCCGGGCGGAGAAGAGCCCCCGGCGCGCCCCGGAGGCCGACAGGGCCGGGGCTCGCGAGGCCGAGCCGGACGGCGCCTCGCAGGACGACCAGCCCATGCTGCCCGTCGCCTCCCTGCTCTTCCAGGCGCCCGACCCCGCCCGCGCCAGGCGTCGCCGCCGGGCCACCTCGGCCACGACGACCCCGCAGGAGGCGCCCGCCATTGAGCAGCCCGCCGCCCGCGGGCGGGGCGCCGATGATGATGCCGCCCAGACCGACGGGCCGCAGGACCCCGATGCCGCCTCCGAGGACGCCGCCGCGCCCGCGGGGAAGGGGCGCCGCCGCCGCAGGGCGACGGCCCCGGCCTCCGCGCCCGAGCACGTGGAGGAGACCGCGCCGGCCGGGCGCCGCTCGCGCAAGAAGAAGGCGGCGGACGCCCTCCCGGAGGCCGACTCCCCTGAACCCCAGGACGCCCCGATCCCCGCCGAGGATGAGGCCGCCGACTCCCCCGACGGCGCGAACGAGGCGGATGCCGCCGATGACGCCTCGGAGGCCGAGTCGGGTCAGGGTAGGCGCAAGCGCCGCCGCGGGGGCCGGGGGCGGCGCTCCCGTGCGCAGTCCGCCGAGGACGGCTCCAGCGATGACGCCCCCGGCGCTGAGGGCGCTGACGACGGCGAGCCCGATGGCCGGGCCGTGGGTGCGCCGGTGGGGGCAGCGGAGGACTCCGACGGCGCTCAGAGCGAGGAGGGTGGCGGCTCCTCGCGCCGCCGTCGTCGCCGCTCGCGCACCCGCTCCGACCGCGAGGCCAGGGAGGGCCGGGGCAGGGACGTCCGCGATGAGGTCACCGCCCTCAAGGGTTCCACGCGCCTGGAGGCCAAGCGCCAGCGCCGCCGGGAGGGCCGCGCCGCCGGCCGCCGGCGCCCGATCGTCACCGAGGCCGAGTTCCTGGCCCGGCGCGAGAGCGTCGACCGGCGCATGATCGTGCGCGAGCAGGATGGGCTCAACCAGATCGCGGTGCTGGAGGACGGCCTGCTCGTCGAGCACTACGTCGCCCGCCACACGCAGGCCTCGATGGTCGGGAACATCTACATCGGCCGCGTGCAGAACGTCCTGCCCTCGATGGAGGCCGCCTTCGTCGACCTCGGCAAGGGCCGCAACGCGGTTCTCTACGCCGGCGAGGTGAACTGGGATGCCGCGGGCATGGAGGGCAAGCCCCGCCGGATCGAGGACGCCCTCTCCAGCGGAGACACCGTCCTCGTTCAGGTCACCAAGGACCCCATCGGCCACAAGGGGGCGCGCCTGACCAGCCAGATCACCCTGGCGGGCCGCTACCTCGTGCTCGTGCCGGGCGGCACGATGACCGGCATCTCGCGCAAGCTGCCCGACACCGAGCGGGCCCGCCTGAAGAAGATCCTCAAGCGGGTCGTCCCCGACTCCGCCGGCGTCATCGTGCGAACCGCCGCCGAGGGTGCCTCGGAGGAGCAGCTCGCCGCTGACGTCAAGCGCCTCGCGGACCAGTGGGCCTCGATCGACAAGCGCGCCAAGGCCGTCCTGGGCGGCTCGGGGAAGGCCCCGGTCCTCCTCAAGGGCGAGCCGGAGCTCGCGCTGCGGGTCGTGCGCGATGTCTTCAATGAGGACTTCGGCCAGCTCGTCGTGGCGGGACGGGATGCCTGGCGCACCATCTCCGAGTACGTCACCGAGCTCAGCCCCGATCTCGCCGATCGCCTCCAGCACTGGGTGGAGCCGGAGGACGTGTTCACCGCCCATCGCATCGACGAGCAGCTCGCCAAGGGCTTCGACCGCAAGGTCTGGCTGCCCAGCGGCGGCACTCTCGTCATCGACCGTACGGAGGCCATGACCGTCATCGATGTCAACACCGGCCGCTACACCGGCGCCGGCGGCACCCTGGAGGAGACGGTCACCCGCAACAACCTTGAGGCGGCCGAGGAGATCGTCCGCCAGCTGCGCCTGCGGGACATCGGCGGCATGGTCGTCATCGACTTCGTCGACATGGTCCTGGAGTCCAACCGCGACCTCGTCCTGCGCCGCCTCGTGGAGTGCCTGGGCCGGGACCGCACCCGTCACCAGGTCACTGAGGTCACCTCCCTCGGCCTGGTGCAGATGACGCGCAAGCGCGTCGGCCAGGGACTGGTCGAGGCCTTCTCCACCACCTGTGACTGCTGCGGGGGCCGGGGCTTCATCGTCCATGAGAGCCCCGTCGAGAACCAGCAGGCCGACCTGTCCGCCTCGGGGTCCCGCTCATCGGGTCGCAAGGGGCGCAAGGGTAAGGATGGCTCGGCGAAGCCCTCCGAGCGCGCCTCGGGCAAGACCAGCGCCAACCGCTCCGATCAGGCGGAGGACGCCGGCGACGACGAGGCGGCGCGCGCCGCCGTCCGCGGGGCCCTCGCTCAGATCGCCGCCGCCGCCGAGCAAGCGCACGAGCAGTCGCAGGACGCCTCCCCGCAATCCGACGGCGACTGA
- the nrfH gene encoding cytochrome c nitrite reductase small subunit, translating into MAAATVRRIGIAAILRWIVAFAIGILIGLMAYTFVYAKGFSYLSNDPKACVNCHVMEDQYKSWQAGHHRHTATCGDCHLPHDNIIHKYWVKAEDGFLHGLKFTTGDYPENIVIRDVNMDVANQACVHCHADVTDDIRHGALNRNEVYDCVHCHSGIGHE; encoded by the coding sequence ATGGCGGCGGCCACCGTCAGGAGGATTGGCATCGCCGCGATCCTGCGTTGGATCGTGGCATTCGCGATCGGCATCCTCATCGGGCTGATGGCCTACACCTTCGTGTACGCCAAGGGGTTCTCCTACCTCAGCAATGACCCGAAGGCCTGCGTCAACTGCCATGTGATGGAGGACCAGTACAAGTCCTGGCAGGCGGGGCACCACCGGCACACCGCCACCTGCGGGGACTGCCACCTGCCGCACGACAACATCATCCACAAGTACTGGGTGAAGGCGGAGGACGGCTTCCTCCACGGCTTGAAGTTCACCACCGGCGACTACCCCGAGAACATCGTCATCCGCGACGTCAACATGGATGTCGCCAACCAGGCCTGCGTGCACTGCCACGCCGATGTCACCGATGACATTCGCCATGGGGCGCTCAACCGCAACGAGGTCTACGACTGCGTTCACTGCCATTCCGGGATTGGCCATGAGTAG
- a CDS encoding tetratricopeptide repeat protein: MAGAESGDARGGAPEPDDDRLRRVRELLDELSPQERQELLRAGERAAGPGSAEETSEDGAEGSEDGANAADPEEPDESEAFYAGLEDDDDLIGSKLASRRAKRGKGEPPESAGSTPRRRAPLSSAERIALIAAVVLGIAAAIWYSNVGGVSSGSPHGGAMASAGAQGGASKPGTEQWAAEVSTIQSQIEADPTNADLKIRLGRAYAGLGDYDRAIETLTGVTDEDPAKTEAWYYLGFIHMSTKPPNEAAAQAAWQKVIDLDPDSEMAGKARSHMANLGSQGGTAGPQGSPAAPTGSATATAEAAR, translated from the coding sequence ATGGCGGGCGCTGAGAGCGGCGACGCGCGGGGCGGTGCCCCAGAGCCGGATGACGACCGCCTCAGGCGAGTCCGCGAACTCCTTGATGAGCTGAGCCCGCAGGAGCGCCAGGAGCTCCTGCGGGCGGGGGAACGGGCCGCGGGGCCCGGGAGCGCTGAGGAGACCTCCGAGGACGGCGCCGAGGGATCGGAGGACGGCGCTAACGCCGCCGATCCGGAGGAGCCGGACGAGTCCGAGGCCTTCTACGCCGGCCTAGAGGACGATGACGACCTCATCGGCTCCAAACTCGCCTCGCGCCGCGCCAAGCGGGGCAAGGGCGAGCCCCCGGAGTCGGCTGGCTCAACGCCGAGGCGGCGCGCGCCGTTGTCGAGCGCGGAGCGCATCGCGCTCATCGCCGCCGTCGTCCTCGGCATCGCCGCCGCGATCTGGTACAGCAATGTGGGGGGAGTCTCCTCCGGCTCTCCCCACGGGGGCGCCATGGCCAGCGCTGGCGCGCAGGGCGGTGCCTCCAAGCCGGGCACCGAGCAGTGGGCGGCGGAGGTCTCCACCATCCAGTCGCAGATCGAGGCCGATCCCACGAATGCCGATCTGAAGATCCGGCTCGGGCGCGCCTACGCCGGCCTCGGTGACTACGACCGGGCGATCGAGACCCTCACCGGCGTCACCGATGAGGACCCGGCCAAGACAGAGGCCTGGTACTACCTCGGCTTCATCCACATGAGCACCAAGCCGCCGAACGAGGCGGCCGCCCAGGCCGCCTGGCAGAAGGTCATCGACCTCGACCCCGACTCGGAGATGGCCGGCAAGGCGCGCTCGCATATGGCCAACCTGGGCTCGCAGGGCGGCACGGCCGGACCCCAGGGCTCGCCCGCCGCCCCCACTGGAAGCGCGACCGCCACCGCCGAGGCGGCCCGATGA